The Salvelinus alpinus chromosome 30, SLU_Salpinus.1, whole genome shotgun sequence genomic interval cacccagtGGGGTCTACAGGTGGTGTGTAATAAATACTTTTTAGACATAAAAATGTCTGACTTCGATTTGGAGAAGAATATCCCTTTAACTTTCAATTTCCTTTGTCCTCAGGCCATGGAGGAGACCAGGAAGTTAGACGAGAAGAAGATCCACTTCCTCATCGACGGCTTCCCCCGAAACGAGGAAAACCTCCAGGGGTGGACCACCATCATGGATGGGGAGGCTGACGTCAAATTTGTGCTTTTCTTCGATTGTAGCAATGAGGTAATAATACAGCTTTGGGGGCAAGAGGAAGGGAAGGGGATGAACAGGAAGGggcaacatatcagatatgacaCATTTGGAGTACGACTTTTATTTCTGAAAGTTGCCTCCGAGTGTGAATGTCTTTATTGCTTGGCTGACAGTGTAATCTTTATCCTGAGagctctgtttgtgtttgtctacAGGTCTGTATCAACAGATGTGTAGAAAGAGGGAAGAGCAGTGGGCGCACCGATGACAACAGAGCGAGCCTGGAGAAAAGGTAGCGtccaaacaaatcaaatcaaattgtatttgtcacatacacatggttagcaaatgttaatgggagtgtagcgaaatgcttgtgcttctagttccgaccatgcagtaatatctaacaagtaatctaacaatttcacaacaactaccttatacacacaagtgtaaaggaatgaataagaatatatacataaaaatatatgaatgagtgatggccgaatggcataggcaagatgcagtagatggtgtagagtacagtatatacatatgagatgagtaatgtagggtatgggaacattatataaagtggcattgtttaacgtggctagtgatacatttattacatcaagatggcaagatgcagtagatggtatagagtacagtatatacatatgaaatgagtaatgtagggtatgtaaacattatataaagtggcattgtgtaaagtggctagtgatacatttattacatacatttttccattattaaagtgattattAAAGTTATTaaagagttgagtcagtatgttggcagcagccactcaatgttattgatggctgtttaacagtctgatggccttgagatagaagctgtttttcagtctctcggtccccgctttgatgcacctgtactgacctcgccttctggatgataggcggtggctcaggtggttgttgtccttgatgatctttttggccatcctgtgacatcgggtggtgtaggtgtcctggagggcaggtagtttgcccccggtgatgcgttgtgcagacctcactaccctctggagagccttacggttatgggcggagcagttgccgtaccaggcggtgatacagaacgacaggatgctctcgattgtgcatctgtaaaagtttgtgagtgtttttggtgacaagccgaatttcttcagccctgctgcgccttcttcaccactctgtctgtgtgggtgaaccgtttcagtttgtccgtgatgtgtacgccaagaaacttaaaactttcctccctctccactactgtcccgtcgatgtggatagggggctgctccctctgtctataggctgggagcaacaaaatggagtcgtggacAGCTTttcccgaaaggagggcgggggagggccttatatgcgtcgtggAAGTTAGAACAACAAtaatccagggttttgccagcccgggtagcgcaatcaatatgctgatagaatttagggagccttgttttcagattagccttgttaaaatccccagctacaataaatgcagcctcagtatatgtggtttccagtttacatagagtcgaaTTAAGttatttcagggccgtcgatgtgtctgcttgggggggaatatacatgactgtgattatgatcaaagagaattctcttggtagataatgcggtcggcatttgattgtaaggaattctaagtcaggtgaacaaaaggacttgagttcctgtatgttgttatgatcacaccacgtctcgttaatcataaggcatacacccccgcccttcttcttaccagagagatgcttgtttctgtcggcgcgatgcgtgaagaaaccaggtggctgtaccgactccgatagcgtgtctcgagtgagccatgtttccgtgaaacaaagaacgttacagtctctggtGTCTTTCTGGagggcaacccttgctcggatttcgtctaccttgttgtcaagagactggacattggcgagtagtatgctcgggagcttTCTATGATCACTGACTATTGACCTTTTTAATATGAACTGGACCTCTCAAAAGGAGACACGGCTCTtgctcatttaaaaaaatgtgttctTATAAAGCGCCATATGTTGAAatagctctgccatttcctggtttctAAAATTCTAATTTCAGTTAATGTGACACAACAAgcaatgtatagtgtagagaatcatcatgctatctaaaccgctgtgaaatatagttTCAgtcaccaaaaatattgtattttcagcagtTTTAAGGTaatgtacaaaaccgaaagtaataTGAAGCAAAAACTAAACGAGGTGAAGCATAGAAATATTTcatatagaacagatctactgtgaATCAGACTTGATtgtaatgagaatgacagatctataactcgcATTTCTATCTGAAATCAGTCAGGttgtatgtaacggatgtgaaatggctagctagttagcgggtacgtgctagtagcatttcaatcagttacgtcacttgctctgagactttaagtagggtttccccttgctgtgcaagggccgtggcctttgtggagcgatgggtaacgatgcttcgtgggcgaccgttgttgatgtgtgcagagggtccctggttcgcgcccgaggtcggggcgaggggacgtactaaagttatactgttacattgatgctgttgacccggatcactggttgctgcggaaaaggaggaggttgaaaggggggtgagtgtaacggatgtgaaatggctagctagttagcgggtacgcgctagtagcatttcaatcagttacgtcacttgctctgaaaccaatatgtagtgttgccccttgctctgcaagggccgtggcctttgtggagcgatgggtaacgatgcttcgtgggcgaccgttgatgtgtgcagaaggtccctggttcgcgcccgtgtcggggcgaggggacggtttaaagttatactgttacattgatgctgttgacccggatcactggttgctgcggaaaaggaggaggttgaaaggggggtgagtgtaacggatgtgaaatggctagctagttagcgggtacgcgctagtagcatttcaatcagttacgtcacttgctctgagactttaagtagggtttccccttgctgtgcaagggccgcggcttttgtggagcgatgggtaacgaccgtgcttcgtgggcaaccgttgttgatgtgtgcagagggtccctggttcgcgcccgtgtcggggcgaggggacggtgtaaagttatactgttacattggtgccgtgacccggatcactggttgctgcggaaaaggaggaggttgaaaggggggtgagtgtaacggatgtgaaatggctagctagttagcgggtacgtgctagtagcatttcaatcagttacgtcatttgctctgagactttaagtagggtttcccttTGTTGtgcaaaagccgcggcccttgcacagcaaggggaaaccctacttaaagtctcagagcaagtgacgtaactgattgaaatgctactagcgcgtacccgctaactagctagccatttcacatccgttacaatgtaacagggttggttatgtttccacttgcctctaaagaaatgtgtatttgatgttcaagcattcttattggttagttcaactctgatgacaataaggggtgttgtgattggccccgcttgcagatagggggagatcgcgaacgtcaggtcttcccagtatgaaaatgtgatgcgaggggtaggtcacgttctgaatactgttttctattttctattttacaatgtgtacaaatttgctgtacgttactgattttatacatgtgtggttatatggtacctgttagggattgaggggctttctgggatgtgctttggcatatgattgctgtaaataattgtgttagctagcatacaccgatgtcatggtcacataagccacggctaacacagttgtcttcatgctacagattttgccatcgacagccatcaacactgttgagccctgcacaactaacgtgctgtttcccatttaatcacaggtatttacacatgttatattttgtattgtatttttgtattttgttcgcccagtatgaaaatgtgatgcgagggattttgccgtcaacagcatcaatgtaacagtataactttaaaccgtcccctcgccccgacacgggcgcgaaccagggaccctctgcacacatcaacaacggttgcccacgaagcacggtcgttacccatcgctccacaaaggccacggctcttgcacagcaaggggaaaccctacttaaagtctcagagcaagtgacgtaactgattgaaatgctactagcgcgtacccgctaactagctagccatttcacatccgttacactcacccccctttcaacctcctccttttccgcagcaaccagtgatccgggtcaacagcatcaatttaacagtataactttacaccgtcccctcgccccaacacgggcgcgaaccagggaccctctgcacacatcaacaacggtcgcccacgaagcatcgttacccatcgctccacaaaggccacggcccttgcacagcaaggggaaaccctacttaaagtctcagagcaagtgacgtaactgattgaaatgctactagcgcgtacccgctaactagctagccatttcacatccgttacatgtacACAACTAGATAATGCACCTTTAATAATAGTGAAAAAACATTGACGGAACATTGCTTTTGAGATTGCGATTTTCAGTCCCGCCTTGACTTACCCTTAAAAGTAATACACCCTGGAGCATGTTTTAGCTTGGCTGTATGTACTTGGGTCTCCTCTGAGTCCTAGGCACTGGTCAGCCCTGTTTCTGAGCCTCCGTTTCCTCCCCTGAAGGATCCAGACCTACCTGCAGTCAACACGGCCCGTCATCTCACTGTATGAGAAACAGGGCAAGGTGCGCACTGTGGATGCCTCGTGCGGTGTGGACAAGGTAAGCAACAGGAGTATACAGCACTGCGCCATTGCAGTCACACATGATGGGCATTTAGAACACACTCAGTAGTACACACTCAGTAGTACACACTCCGTAGTACACACTCCGTAGTATACACTCATTCACTATGATCTTACAATTCAGTATGAATTCCCTCAATCTGAGCTGTTTCTTTCCCTATAAGTTGTCTCTCTGTTCCCTTGTACCCTCCGGAGGGCAATCACACACTTCTGCCCAGGCGATTGCACATgtacaaaaacacaaacacgAATCTGGTTTTCTCtaatccatctctttctctccctctgtttcaggTGTTTGCCAATGTCAAAACCATCCTGGACAAGGAGATTTGAAATTCCGCACACTGCCAACAACTACCATTCACAGATACTTTTAGTTGCAGCAACAATATACTTAGTTTATTTCCATTCATTACTTTTTACACttataattttttttggggggggcctatttttttgtcaatgccaaggtgtgtgtgtgtgtgtgtgtgtgtgtgtgtgtgtgtgtgtgtgtgtgtgtgtgtgtgtgtgtgtgtgtgtgtgtgtgtgtgtgtgtgtgtgttagagtgaaTGAGATGCTCTGCTGAAAAACCTTACATGAACCCTCTGAGGGGGTTCACTATGATAGTAGTACACCGACTGACAGGTCTGTCATTTTAGTCGGGGGCCTTTGTATACGGACAAGACTATTAGAATTGCTCTGCTCCGCGAGGTGCTTGTTTTTCTTGTGAAGCAGAGGCATATACAGTATGTTAACAAAATGACATTTTCTGTGATAAAATCTCCGTACATCATTGTCAGCAGTAACCTAGACAAGCACATGCTTTTTTCACAGACCAACCACTTCTCTGGACTAGATAGAGAAGAATCATGAAGAAAAGGACAGaccaagggggagagagagagcatctctGCTAAATCAATTTAGATAAACACTGTTGTCTTATGGGCTTCCCCTGTATACTAATTAAACatagaaaacacctgtctcatgTTGAAAGAAATATGAACTAAGGTAATGGAGAAACAAGCAACCTTGATTGCAGTAGTACAAATTTGTATATTAAACTGGCATGACAACGATAGTTGGTTACAGCACATACAGTGTTGGACCAGTTCGAAATTTAAACTGGGCTTAGTCCTAAATTTAAACTCTGTTCATCTGTGAGTGCAACACTGCACATTAAATATTATTTGGTGTTCTGCACGTGAAATATTATTTGGTGTTCTGCACATGAAAGATTATTTGGTGTTCTCCAGAATGCTGAAATACTGAGTGTCTTTGTGGTCCCATGTAGGGTGACTGAAAATGTCAAGTCCAATAGATACCTAGTTCTCCATGATCACTTGGCTCTGGCTTTATGCGTCACTACAAAAGTGCACAAAGATCAGCTCTCGACTTAAGTTTTTGTTGTGTGTTATTTGTTTAATCATTGATTACACAACAAAGGAAAAAAGTACCAGTTTTGTTGAATCTGAGTATGTTACCATGTAAAGTGGGAGAAAAAGTTAATGACAGACAAACCAAATATACCTCCCTCtcgtgtctgtctgtttgtactTCATTTTTCTTTGACAGGTGAATACTTACTGACGGACCCACTCAAACTGATAATTCCACACTCACAGACAGAAGATCACACTATCTCAAGGCTATATCAGTGTCTCGCAACTGTTTGCTGGCGGTCCCTGAGACTCTAATTTGGTCAGTTCTACAGTGCTCTTTAATGTAAGCGGTTCCTGAGGAGAAATGACCATAGCTTGCTGATCCCTGACACAAAAGAGACCATAGCTTTTAAGTCCCTGGTACAAAAAAGGTTTGACAAAGTCTTCCTGGAACAATTAGAATTCTTCCTCACTGAGATTTTGATATCTGTAACGATATTTACGATCTATTTATTTTGTGTCTGCCACAAGCCTTAAACGGTTATTGTGCTGTAAGTGAAAAACTTTGCCATACAGACCAAACTCATGTCACAGAAATCATTCAACATTGTTTACATTCCTTATTATTTCATCCAAGCTTGCTTGTGTGTTATAGTTTAATCTGATGAGAATTTCATTATGCAAGTAAATATATAAACAGCCAGCAGAGTAAGTATTATGTAGCAATGGGCAGTTACACTGTACCTACCCATGTAACTCTACATAGTAGATACTGGTCTGTACAGATAGGAATAACTCCCATGTCAGTCAACCAATGAGCCAGCAGAGGGCAGACTGACATTACTATTGATTGGCTAGAGTTGAGAAATGCCACGTCATCATTCTTACTTTATTAGTTATTTTAGTTTTTAATGTAAATGTCCACTTTTAAAGTGTCACATTCACATACTATTCAGTGAATTAGTTAATTGAATTACATATTGTGATTCCTTGACTCTCTAGCATACCACCACTTCTGTTATTTGTGTTCAAGGAAAATGTCCATTGACTCTGAGTGTTCTTCAAAGAGCACTCATAAACGTGTCATTATTTTTGCTTTTTCAACTGTGTGGCCAAATATTAACAGAATCTATCCAAATGAACTTTATTTAGTCAAAACAAAATGAAAGCAGTGttgtctatctgtaaatgatcAAGGAGGAACCACCCCCccaccacagggatgctggcccatgttggctcAATGCTTCtcacagctgtgtcaagttggctggatgtcctttgggtggtggaccattcttgatacactcgggaaactgttgagcatgaaaaacccagtaacgttgcagttcttgacacaatccagtgcacctggcacctgctaccataTCCTGTTCAAAGTCACTTCaatttttgtcttgcctattccctctctgaatgtcacacatacacaaatgtctcaaggcttaaaaatccttctttaacctgtctcctccccttcatctacactgatttaagtggatttaacaagtgacataaataagggatcgtagctttcacctggattcacttggtcagttgtgttatggaaagagcaggtgtcctgaatgttgtgtacactcagtgtgtgtcaTTCTGGCTCATACTGTGGTTAATCCTCTGGGGAAGTTGATGGTATTGTATTGTCATCTGATGCCTTTGAGTGTGTCATTCTATGGTAGATGCAAACCTACACTGACTATAAGACCATGATATGATTATGGGATAGAAGATAGTAATTAGTGTTGTGATGTTATGTGCATTTTCACATTGACAAATGATACAAAGAGACAAATGTATGTTTTCACAATACATTCCTTTATTTCTATTTCACATAAAGCTCTGCAGTTTACAAAGACAAATGTTGATAACATTCCTGAGGACTTGTAGCTTGAGACCTGGTGTACTTACAGCTTGTGGGCTTGAGACAAAAAGCGGACAAAACAAATACAGTACAAAGTGCTGACGTGGGACATTGCGCTAATGAACAGAAAATCTGACAACTCAGTGTAAAGCACCTTGAATACATTGCGTATGCATGTATATGTATCCGTCGAATAATATATTATTTTGACCAAACGACAGATTCAATGACAAACTTTCACTAGGTAGAAAGACATAAAAAGCGTCTGTACCTTAGTAATGCAGACATATACTCTGCCAGCAGAGGGAAATCTGGGTAGGTAGTACATTATATATTCACAATAATAAGA includes:
- the LOC139560308 gene encoding UMP-CMP kinase-like isoform X3 yields the protein MSVATGQQNYGYTHLSAGDLLRAERSREGSEFGQLIDNHIKDGKIVPFEITIKLLKKAMEETRKLDEKKIHFLIDGFPRNEENLQGWTTIMDGEADVKFVLFFDCSNEVCINRCVERGKSSGRTDDNRASLEKRFCHRQPSTLLSPAQLTCCFPFNHRIQTYLQSTRPVISLYEKQGKVRTVDASCGVDKVFANVKTILDKEI
- the LOC139560308 gene encoding UMP-CMP kinase-like isoform X2 encodes the protein MSFRLLSSLSAKLRSVVYRAATVSLIDMKKAQVVFVLGGPGSGKGTQCVRIVENYGYTHLSAGDLLRAERSREGSEFGQLIDNHIKDGKIVPFEITIKLLKKAMEETRKLDEKKIHFLIDGFPRNEENLQGWTTIMDGEADVKFVLFFDCSNEVCINRCVERGKSSGRTDDNRASLEKRFCHRQPSTLLSPAQLTCCFPFNHRIQTYLQSTRPVISLYEKQGKVRTVDASCGVDKVFANVKTILDKEI
- the LOC139560308 gene encoding UMP-CMP kinase-like isoform X4, translated to MSFRLLSSLSAKLRSVVYRAATVSLIDMKKAQVVFVLGGPGSGKGTQCVRIVENYGYTHLSAGDLLRAERSREGSEFGQLIDNHIKDGKIVPFEITIKLLKKAMEETRKLDEKKIHFLIDGFPRNEENLQGWTTIMDGEADVKFVLFFDCSNEVCINRCVERGKSSGRTDDNRASLEKRIQTYLQSTRPVISLYEKQGKVRTVDASCGVDKVFANVKTILDKEI